The following are from one region of the Actinomyces sp. oral taxon 897 genome:
- the holA gene encoding DNA polymerase III subunit delta has protein sequence MPASRSSRPARGSRRAPAGPSWQEVALAPLVLLRVGEEVLGDRAVERLLVQARDKDPSTEVVRVEAATYESHQLDTLVSPSLFGEPRVVLVPNLEQMNDALLTDLLAYTRQVEPDVVVILRHNGGQRGKRLLEAVAASPYPVVTIEAVRYPKDKAALAAAEVRQAGRRAEPQAIGALVDALGSDLRELLAAVGQLLADTQGTLTLQAVNTYYAGRFEATGFTVADAAVAGDVARAVTALRHAVDTGTDPVLIVSALATKTRQLARVAAMGGRRLGPRDVGMSSWQVDNARRALSGWSDDALAAAIQAVARADADVKGASRDPVHAVERCVLTICDARRGRLPGL, from the coding sequence ATGCCTGCCTCCCGATCCTCCCGCCCCGCACGGGGGTCACGTCGAGCCCCCGCCGGTCCGAGCTGGCAGGAGGTCGCGCTCGCGCCCCTGGTCCTGCTGCGCGTGGGCGAGGAGGTGCTGGGGGACCGGGCCGTGGAGCGTCTCCTGGTCCAGGCACGCGACAAGGACCCGAGCACGGAGGTCGTCCGGGTCGAGGCCGCCACCTACGAGTCCCACCAGCTGGACACGCTGGTCTCCCCCTCCCTCTTCGGGGAGCCCAGGGTCGTCCTGGTACCCAACCTGGAGCAGATGAACGACGCCCTCCTGACCGACCTCCTGGCCTACACCCGCCAGGTCGAACCCGATGTCGTGGTCATCCTGCGCCACAACGGGGGCCAGCGCGGCAAGCGGCTCCTGGAGGCCGTGGCGGCATCCCCCTACCCGGTGGTGACCATTGAGGCCGTCAGGTACCCCAAGGACAAGGCGGCACTGGCCGCGGCGGAGGTCCGTCAGGCGGGCAGGCGCGCGGAGCCCCAGGCCATCGGGGCCCTGGTGGACGCCCTGGGCAGCGACCTGCGTGAGCTCCTGGCCGCCGTCGGGCAGCTCCTGGCCGACACCCAGGGCACCCTCACCCTCCAGGCCGTCAACACCTACTACGCGGGACGTTTCGAGGCCACCGGCTTCACCGTCGCCGACGCCGCCGTCGCCGGTGACGTCGCCAGGGCCGTCACCGCCCTGCGGCACGCGGTGGACACCGGCACCGACCCGGTCCTCATTGTCTCGGCGCTGGCCACCAAGACGCGCCAGCTGGCGCGCGTGGCCGCCATGGGGGGGCGTCGGCTGGGTCCCCGGGACGTGGGCATGAGCTCCTGGCAGGTGGACAACGCCCGCCGGGCCCTGTCAGGCTGGTCCGACGACGCCCTGGCGGCGGCCATCCAGGCGGTGGCGCGCGCGGACGCGGACGTCAAGGGCGCCAGCCGCGACCCGGTCCACGCCGTCGAGCGGTGCGTCCTGACCATCTGCGACGCCCGCCGGGGCCGCCTGCCCGGCCTCTGA